Below is a genomic region from Rhizobium sp. 007.
TTTTCTGCTCAAGCAGGCAGGTACTTTTACTGCTTAGATGCGAATACACCTATGACACGCTCCAAGCGTTTAATCATACCGCAATCCCGGATTGCCTTGCCATTACCCGTTTCTCGCAAGCATAGTAGCTGTTCTCCGCAACTTAACGGTGTCTTTAGTCGATCGGCAATTGGGGTTTACTGCAGTTTAGCGCGGGTCGTATCGCGACTGGCCGCAGCAGAAATGGCCTCAGCAAGGTGCTTCTCGTTACGTCTCTCGCCGAAAATCATAACCAAAACGGTCTTAGCGATTATCTTGGCATCGATTAGGCATGTGCGGTTCTCGATATACCAGATATCCAGATCGACCTTTTCGTCGTCAGTGAGCTTGGTGTTTCCATTTATCTGCGCCCAGCCGGTTAGTCCGGGCTTCACTGAACACCGCAAGATTCCGCGCTCGCCAAGGGCATGTATTTTGTCCAAGAGTATCGGTCTTGGTCCTATGACGCTCATGTCGCCAATGAAGATACTCCACA
It encodes:
- a CDS encoding sugar transferase, yielding MLKRLFDVLFSVAAGLLALPILITLAMAVRIILGSPIMFSQERAGEERRSFRMNKFRSMGTDVDPDGKLLSDDERTGKFGRLLRRSRLDELPELWSIFIGDMSVIGPRPILLDKIHALGERGILRCSVKPGLTGWAQINGNTKLTDDEKVDLDIWYIENRTCLIDAKIIAKTVLVMIFGERRNEKHLAEAISAAASRDTTRAKLQ